The genomic DNA TAGCCATTACCAGAACATTACAATTGTGAGCCTTACCATCTGCTTGACTTGCAACAGCAGGATAGATATTACGCTTACTAACATCTTCAGGGGATTCATCCTTTATAGGGTAGTGGAACTGAAGGAGTTTTAGCATTTCAATATGACCCACGCGTGGTTTCCCAAAGAGTTTGACAAGTCTAGCATCACAAATGATCTGGCTTTTTTGGCTGGGATCTTGGAGGTTATTCCCTTTGACATAGTCCAACAAGAGCGCTTGTGCTTCTTGTATAGACAGCTTAGACATATCACCATTCTTAACATAAGCAACAAACGCTAAGAGTTCCTTAGATGCCCATTTTGCAGATGCAGCAACAGGTGCACCTTCATCACTACTTAGCTTATTTTTGGTAGGAGAAACATTGTCACTAAGTAACGTTGTATGTCGATTACTCAACTTACTACCGTTGAATATTTCCATCTCCTTGCTCTCAGGAGGGATTCCCAAAATAGGATGTTTGAGGCCATTTTTACAACTAACATCATCCATATATTTCCCTTTATAAACAGTGTCACCATCTGCTTTACAACGACTTTTAGCTTTCATCAGTTCATCCAAAGTTAGAGATAACTTCTCCTTCAAGTAAAACCAGtacattttgaataaatattccCAGCTGCTCTTATCATCAAAATCTACAACCACCTGCCCAAATTAGAAGGACAAAATTATGTTTGGCATAGAACTAATACTAATGAAAGGTGTCATGTTTGAATAGATATTGTATCATGCTAATTAAAAAAGCAACAGAATTAAGTAAGCCAAGAAATTACTAGTTTATTCTATTTACTACTTTGGAGGGGGCAAGTTGCAAGATTGAAACCTATGGAATCCACACTACAACCCTCTATCATCATTCAACATAGCCAAAAAGATTTACCTTTGATTGATTATTATTTCTTTAGATAGATTGTCTACTCGGAGCTCTTCCTAACGTTCAGACCTTTTCTAAGAAAGTTGAAGCAAACAATGTAActtccaaaaattatttatttgtttgctGTATAACTTCAAAATTGTCTTGATTGGAAAAATTGCCAATTTTATCCATTTGTTTTGTTTCAAATAACTACTTGTGATGTAATAGCCAAAAATAATGATTGAGAGAATATTATTCACTCAACATGCATGTTAAGAGAGATTGTACTTTGCATATGCATTAAATATACTGGAGTTAATGTTTGTTTTGAATTTGGTGTTAATTTCTTATTACGTGTTTCTGATTCCATTTTCTTCCatgttatgttttaatttttcatttttttgttccTTTGTAATTTCCCGTTTTCATTACACCTATAAAATGAccattttacaaataatatatatatatatatatatatatatatatatatatatatatatatatatatatatatatatatatactggaGTATAAAACATTGTAATAAAAGGTAAGTAATACTCTTGAGTTACCAAAATGCTAATAAGTGTTAATTGAAAGATACTATGTACCGTTTCTTTTTCTCTCCTGTCCTTGTTTTCAATGAGCATAATAGTTCTCATGCACATTGAGCAAAAGCCTTTGTTCTCTCGTACATACACATAATCAGCACCCCAAGTACATGCCTTGCACAGTGAATATGTGCAAGTGTAGCACATATAATGGGCAGACTTTTGACAGGTGCTACAAAGGTGCCAACCTGAAATGCATAACATACATAGTCAATgaacaaatcaaaataaaaaaggcTATCAGAACAGGAAACCCAAAAGAAAATAGTGAATAACAAATATGGCAATTAACAAAGATAACAGGGGAAACATCAAACTCAGTTCTCATTAAATATTTACATCTGTAAATGAACTTCAAGatgaattaagataaaaaataaaaataaaaagtcatGGAAACCACGCATTTAATAATCAACCAGAAAAGGGAAATGTCTTAATAGAGCAAAAATGTACATAACAGGAAAGTTGGAGATGTGTCATAATGAGAAGAATGTTAGTAACCGAAAAGTTCAACCATGTTTCTATATCTCCAAAGCAATCGTCTAGCAATTTCAGAAGTCATAAGGAATCTTCATAGTGAAGCAAAGGTCAACACTAATAGTGAACAAAGGCAGTGTGAGACACCTGAGCTCTTGCAAGATACTAGGCTCAACAAATCCTATCAACTTTGGCAAAGGCTGTGATGGGTGACGAGATTGCCAACACCCTGAACAACGATGGAGTGTCAGAAGTACTTTGACCTCTGGCCTAGGTCAAAAGAAAACTCTCCTCTTCTATGTCAACCTCCCATGGGATACCTATTAAAAGTCAACTTCTTGTCTAAGTGGAAGCTTTACCTCACGGACTCAAAACTCCATTGGTGAATTTGGTCAATGATTGTATGAACAAGCGTGTACTAGTTTGATATTTGTTATACCGTGGAGAAAACTAAGAGAAACCGTATTTTTGATAATGTCTAGACTCTAGAGGATATTTTCTTACATAACATTCCGATCAAATATAATTATCCTCAACATGTCATATAATCTCATAATGCTAAGAATATACCATATATCATGTAccaaaaaaacaatcaaatgttCATTTAGTCAGGCATGCAGAGAAAAAAGAATACACAGGCAGCATACCACAATCCCATCTAGCATTTAATTGAAAGAATGCATCATCCCGCTGAACACAAGCTGGATGATATGCCTTTGGACAGCCTCTGCCATTTCAGAAAAAGACAATTGTGTATAAACCCAGTTGGCAATGCGCATGACTACTACACTAGTAAGAAAGCTTCACTCACCTGCGATCACATAGCACAAGGCTCCCTCCATCGTAGCATATAAAACACACGTCCTCTtcatcttttttcttcttcaccGGCGGCGGAAGTTTTGGTAGACCCTTTGGAGGCCGACCACGTTTCCGCTTCCCGGTACTATTCTCAAAAGTTTTGACCTCTACACTCACAGGAGCCGGACTAGATCTCTCCTCGGCGTCCCTAGAAACTTTATCATCTTCTAAGGCCGTTGCGGCCTCTACTAGAACTCCATTAAGCGGCGCATTTTCAACTTTCTGAGTCTGTTCCCGCCCTTCGGTACTTGGATGTTTCAGGCTGTCCACAACTTCTAATGAAGGCATGAATGCACcagaagaagatgattctctagCCTCCATTTGGAAGCTTAACCTCAATCCCACCGCCTAAAACCCTAGATTTATGAATTACAGAGCAACTCCTGGCGCTAATCATGAGCTTAACAAATACCGACCTACCGACTGTCGATTTTAAGTTCAACCAAGTTGCCGGTGGTGAGCTTTCGGCGAAAGGAGTCGAAGAAAATGGTGCAGCACCGCGGCTCGTTGGAATATATATCTCTCTCACCGGTCACCCTGTTCTAGCAAGTAGCTACACGTGATTGGCCTTCATCAACGCGAGTCAGCCCGCCATTAGAGATGGATTATTAAGACGTAGGTCGACCTGGATTTATCCAATTATTAACGGCCACGTTTTCCTTTATCCtttcatctttctttctttctttttttcagtTTTACCCTTCAGAAAAAGATTGCTTTTTAAGTTTTAACCATTCagtaattataaaaaagtaaCATATTTCTTacttcttattatttattatacatgttCATACAGAATATAATACAAGGtacaatataaatattcaagaaaataaactatatgGCATTAAGAGTTTCTTTCTTCTTAATCTCACATCGCACTTCTAGCTTCGGGAAAGCACTGTGAGAGCCATAGATCTATGTGTTCGATAATCTTTTCTCTCGCTTTGTTAACTGCATCGGGAGAACTACAATTTCGGGAGTTGCCTGTAACATGAAATTCCATGGCTAAggcaattataatttatatccatggctaatgatgaaaaataaaattgtttaccTTCAGCGGTTAGGGGAGATTGAGGGCATCCTCGAAGATCAATTCCATGACCGCAATTATGACAAGTAATAACATAGGATGGCACTACAAAACAGAATGTAAAATAGTATTCCTACTGTCAAATTAAGGATGAAAAGATAATATGTTCCTGGTTATGAAGACGGGAAACTAGAGCTTGAGAAAAAATATAGGAGCAATATGAAAGGACTGCAAGATCAACAACAGTTTGCCAGTGGCTAACAATGAGAGATATTTGTAGTTCAACTGAATCCCTGTCGTTGTCTTGAATTAAAGGAATTGAAGACTCACTTTCTGGGGATGATGTCTGTTTGGATGCGTGTCGCCAAGGATCTTGTGATCCGTTTGAGAAAATAATCTTTGAACCTGGAAATCAATAAGTTTTCCAAAAGAATATATTAATGAGCCGTCttgttatcacattttattatccagatcataataaaaaatgtacatTTCACATTGGGGTTTTATCAGATTTTTACTAGTTATTTTTCACATAAGATGATCTAAAGAAAGGTAGAGCATAAAACTAAAAATGCTTgtgataaacaaaaataaactgGTGCCTGGACCTGCTATATTTGTGCCTCCATAATATAGATTTGTTGCGTCAACATCCGGATACACACCCTCTCCGAATACATTTTTGCAAAGGTCCAAGTGGTATCTGTCAATTGTCAGGAACAACTTAGTGAACTCACTAGGATTGCATATAATTAAAGAGATGGAACCGAGGGGAACATTATCGACTAACACACATGCCTTGTGTCAACTTTCGAAGAACGGATGCTATCATTTGATGGTGCCACCTGGAAATAAGCAACTTCAGAGCATACTTGGAACCACCACAGCCTACCTATGTCTTCAGCAGGAGTTTCGTTTTTCAAAAGCTCCTGATTATATGTTTCCGCGCTGATACCAAAAGTTCCAACATAATAGTCTTTTACATATGTGGCATAGGCATCCTGCGTCGTGACAAAATACATCAAACTTGAAATCACAAGAGAAATTACAAGATAAGAAAATCATGAAATGGTGTGTTAAGTAATTGGCTTCCTGGCTCCTGCCCATAACAGGATACATCTGTGTAAGCTAAGTCCAATACAAGAATATTAAAGACAAAGCTTTTGAATGTTTTCTTTATTCTGGTTGCAAGTTTGAATGTTTACCTAAAGATAACTGAAAATAACATCTCATTGATTACCAAAACTCAATATTGTTCGGATACAtgactttgttttttttcttaaagttTCCTTTCTGTTTGCCCCTTGACTGTTAAAAAGTGAACACACTTCGTGTTCACGTTTTTGTTAATGATATAAAAGTTGACCTTTCAAAAAGAATGTTGTTTGAATAAAATggcaaaaaataaaatcagtttAACCATACCAAAAGATCTTTTCCACTTTTTTTTGCCTCAACGAGAGGGGAACATAGCCTATCTGGATTTCCATATTGAAACTGCAAATGTGTACAGAGTAATCACCACCATGAGATTACTGAAGTAATAAAGAAAACCCACAGAGCAAGCTGGATACCTACAGCTGTAACAGCAGCATCGGCAACATAATACAGGAAATCACCATCAATATCAAGCTgcaaaatgaaatgaaaataaccTTGTGAGCAGAGATTTACAATAAGTGAAGCCCAAACTGTAAGCCACGGCAACAAATTTAACTCATGACTTAAGATTTTAGTTTCTAAATTCGCAACTTATAATCTACtgttttgttataattttataaatattcatgtGCATATGATTCGGAAAAATGTACACTTGTTACGTTTGCGTTTCTGTTTCTTGGTTTCTTTGTCTCTGTGACAATGTGTCTTCTTCTGTTTTTACTTATGTAATAAGATCGCTCCTCACGTCATTACTAGCATTTTATTAATGAGAAGTTTACAtactttaacaaaaatatagcTCCAAATAGGCTCAATATCTACTCAGCTTATCCTATTCTTAAAACTCACACAAACTtatacttattaaatttaatgagGCTATGATTTTGGCAATAAAGTAGTGGAAAGGATCCccagaaatctatgcaaacatATACAAATTGGGAAAATGGGTAATATAATAAGACCTTAGACACCGGATAGAGCAATTTCATATGAATTGTTGATAGGACATTAGAATAAACCAATCTGAAGTATCAAAACAGGTTTTGGATGAAATTATATTCAGTAATCTGATATCACCAATTGTCCAGAAGAAAATACAACTTACGGACTCAGCCCCAAATAAAGCTTTCACTGCTTTTTTATCATCCTCGAGTCTTTGTTCAGTGAGATGAGTAACTTCCTGTAATGCAGCTTTGCATTGTGGACCTGCAGACTCGCCAATCTGGAACAAGGAATCAAGATTAAAGCTCTAGACACATTGAAGCAGTTACAGAAAATATATTGAGCACAATCCATGAGGTTTACAATTGTAAGCAGTGGAACAAGGATGCTGGATCCAATTTTAAGGAATCATTGAAGTAAATGAAATAGAATGTTCAAGATGAAACTTACCTGACGGTCAAATTGGGTGAAGTTATAGACAGAAAGAACAACTGCAGAACTTGCTAGGCTTCCACAAGACAAATGAGGGAACTTGAGTTGGAACCATGCACTAAGTGCTCCAGAGTATGAAATACCAAAGACAAACCATGGATTTTCAACACTGGATCTATTCAGTTTGGTGTTTAGTGAGTCCTAAGATGACACATAACAGAAACAATTTAGGAAACAAACAATGAGAAATCTACCTATTTAGAATGTAGGCAGCAAATGATCATGATGTCTCGTGGACTATATCTATCTAATGCAAAAGTTTAATTTCTCCTTACATAAAGCATCACAATTTTCCCTAGAAAAATAATACTTGTGAAGTATATGAACTTCATACAGTCGAATTATAGTGGTTGCATGATATCACAAACCACATGAGAGGCTGAGAGCCATTTGAAGAAAAGGAAATGGGAGATGATGTCCTCATAGGGAGCAGAAAAATAACAGAATAAGAGCCTAACAAACTTCGTCTTTGTTAAGTGCTTTCAGTGTTTTACAAGGTCAACAAACATAGACACAAGCACCCTggtacattttgaaaaaaaaaaaaaacatcctGTAAACATAAATGAGGAAACCAAAAATGTGACAAACTAAGAAAAGTAATAAGAGTAAATACTGTAATTGTAATATCTCATTGTTCActattaattttcctttttgtCTGAATTGAACTATCAGTTTTATGATCAAATGGATCTTTTACGTTTTACTAGTTAAAAGaattagataaaaattatatctcAGTTTTACGCACATTAACTCCATTACATTTACAAAGCTTATTTATTAGCACATCACCAAGTTTGTGAGAAACCTAGAAGATGGTCTTTAACTGGTAAACAATTGAAGACCGGAATTGTATAAAGAACTAGCCTGGTAATATTGACGGAAGGCAGCTAAATCAGAAAGAGCCTGCTTAGATGAGAGATACTTCAAATTCTCCGTCTTCTGGGAATTGAAGGGAGAGCTTTTCCCATAATAACGATGCTCCAGAGAAACTACTGCTGCCCCAAACTTCTTTGCTAAAACCTGCATGAAATTACAGCCACTCGATTTTCCTTTTTGTCTATGAGAATCTTAATACAGCAATAAGACAAGTATGTGCGAAGCTGAATCTCTGGGCTGGTGTTGATATATGTAAGAACTTTAATTTGAATTCGAAGTTCACCTACTGTAGATAATGCTAAAAATGTGAGATTTTTAACTCTTAAGTTTTCAGTTTCagaaacataacaaaataatccAATATTTTGAGCATGTAAATTATGCTAAATCAACTAAGAAACAACTTAGAAAACACAAGAATATGCAGCAAACTGACATGCACTCTCAAACAAGAATAGGAGAAAGGAAAAGGGTCTTTCAACCTCGTATTATTACTGATTTAAGgttctataaaataaatcattttaagcATGCTTAATAGATAAGAATGTGGCTTAACCAGTTATCCTATCCAATTaatcacaaattattattaaaaattcacaACTTCAATTCAGACATCTAAAAATCGTAGTCTTACACTGAGGTAGTCATTTGATATGCCATTGCATGCTGCTTCTCCACATATCTTAAGAAAAATGGGTCCATCGGGAAGGGCGAAATTATCAAGGAATTCGTAGTACCGCTGGCTAAATCGGCGATGATCCTGCAAAGATTGATAAATGGTAAGCTAATAAAGAAGTTTTATAGATAGTGGTGTGCGCATAGGACCGCCCAAACTCAAACATTTGATGTGCAGGGAGAGAGAGTACGTAAGGGGAGAAGTGATCTAGAGTCTGGTTGAACCAGAGTTCCTGAGTGGTCAAGTAAGTGCTACTAGAAATGGTTAATCGCTGAAGAATACGAGAAGATACGGACCCATCGGCGAGGCCCCATAGCAAAGACAAAGAAGCGATTAGGCACAACGCGAACTTCATAGCTTTGGTATTTTTTCTGTTTAGTCCTCCTTTTTCCTAATCTTGTAATGTTCTTTTAAACCCCCCCAACTAGGGTACGGGTTGGTCGGTTATTTGACTCAATTAGCGTTTATTTGTAATAGAGTTACAAATAAATACACACCACGAAATAACATATAATgtgaaaataagttattttgaagAAACCTCAAATCCTTTAATAAAACTTagtcaaaatcaaatttgtaaaatatttgggatttaaaattggttttaaaaataaaaataaaaatttataaggaGAGCCTAAGAAGAAGCAATTACAATGAAGGTCAATCTcgctgataaaaaaaattccaaaatgaCTTATTATACATAAAATGTCAATCTAACCATGAAACAACTCTACATTCTTTAACTGAATGTACTTTTATTACAGAAATTtggcaaaaaataaatatgcacACCACGAACCCTGAGATagctaattttaattttcaggATTATATTTggcaaatttaaaaaaaatggaataacTTTGAAAGGACAGACAACTAATGTGGACAAAATTTTGAACATAATTGTACAAGAACATACTGACTTTTAAAATGCAAATATCTCTAAACTATTCAGAACAACAAAACCTCGAGTATAAGTTAAAATTCAGGTCGAGAAAAACATATTCATTGCATATACCGACACAGCCATTAACAATGATTCATGTTGCACCCATTATTAGCACAAACACATGGAAATTGTTTGCTAGCAAGACAAAAGAAATTAAACGTTATCTTCGATGAAATGGAAGCAATCAAATTTACTATCATCACCACCAAGACCTAAGATTCAATGAcgttcaaaatttttaaattgtcaagAAGTTATTAATGATATAAATCCTAAAACAATTTCTCCTACTAGCAAACAAAAGCGATCTGGCATGACAAACATCGATCTTTTCAACAAAATCAGGAATACTGAATCGAATCGAATGGATTGTTATAAACAAAAATCTCACTACAAAAATACACAAAGAGCAAAATCTATCAGAAGAGTTGACCCAACAAgatcttaatatatttaaacatttacTCTTTCAAACATTTAGACGATCCAaagaactaaataaataataaaataaagcgAGCAAACATATTTAAGTCTGAACACTGATAGCAGGCGACGAAACAGTGCAGAAAGTAAAACAATGATAAATAAAGTGAGAGATGGCTCACCTATAAAAAGTTATCTATGAACGACTCAAAATTCACGttcaaagtattttttttttaacatttaaatatgacttataaatctatttaatttttcatatattaattcACTCTAccgattaaatttaaattgtatttgtaaacgctattaaatatatatataactttgacaaaaaaaaaaattaacaaaaaaaattaaaacaaatagtttttttcaattaaataataaaaatataattaaattgaattctTGCACTACTTTTTGggattttatatgattttttttcaaattgcttttttaattgttttgagaACTTATATTTGGgtgtattgttttttttatgttaaattaatcTTCAAAAAGAGTTAACTTGGTCAACAATTTATAAATTGTGAATTATAAAACTCAAAATGGGAtccaattaaaattttgtacattttcatttaaatcatttaagatttttttattgttaaattcatagcaaacaaagttttatattgacagttttaaactatattcatttattatttacattatatttatgaataaattaattaattaatattactaatttaattataaaaggaAATTAAGAGTTTTAACTACATGATTTCATAAAATCAATAGTCAAAATCAATTGTTTGCtgagattatatataaaattagtgacattgatttttttttataaatatcaaatagataataaattaaatgtgttTGAACATGTTAAAGACAACTctcatttttgtataattttaataataaatagtcaTAAAttgtaagttttaaaaaaaaatgtctgaAATCCTAACATATGAgcctcaatttttatttttatttttaaatgtggagtttattttaaaataaaattagttatatatatttaagtataaaactaattttaaaatatcatgaaaatcataattataaaatcaattatataaatttctttatttgaataagtattaattttaatataaattcactttatttcgttaagattagtaagataatttggtaaaataaaaataatttgtaaaattttaaaatgataaattttagaTAATAAGAGTTTAACTtagattttatctaaaataaacttttaaccTCTTTGAAAACTCATATAAtcattgtattttaaaaattcaacttgaaattttatatattgaattgTTCTAAATTGGTGTGTTTCTCTTCAATGAAATTTATCAAGCTagatgatttaattataaactttgGGATCAACAAAGTAGAGATCATATAAATCCTAAATTATCTATTGTTGTTTGGAAATGGAATCGgacagattttattttttttatttttaaatacctaagttattattatttacttaaaatttaatatttaaaatttgtagtcacacatattttacaagttaaaaaggtaaaatatatatatatatttatataaaatattataattttaattagtatatGTGGATTTTTTTTAGTGAAGTTGAAAGCTTTATTTTCAATCACACATCtcaaaaatatcttatttaaaaaataaaaatccttttcattatatatttatattattaatatatttttattcaaaaaaacctttaacacacacaaaaaaaaataaaaaatataacacaaaTTCCCTCAAACACCCACATAACAAGGTCTTGACAATGTAGTTAAAtaatggaaaaaaataaattcccctacaaataatgaaaataatagtCAATGACTTATTTGACAAATAAAATCACAactttctacaaaagaaataggtcaaaataaaataagtttaataaactatataatatGCTTGTTTTAAATGTAAAACTACAATGAGAGGAGAAAGCCATGTGTTATAAGACAGTGTTCTATCTTCTAAAACCAAAACTCAAAGTATTTTCCACAAACATTATCCAAGACATTGCCATGACCACAGTCAAGATTCATTCTTCGCCGCCTTGAAGATACATTTACTAATGTATTCAGATGTCCTGTTGTTACAAGAAGAGTGTTTatgaataaaattgtttaatttgaaaCTAGGATCAATGCTGCCAGTAGCCTGACCTGAGTATTGGAAGCATGTTCATGTAATCGATTGGGTTTCATATTCAAATCAATCATATTGTTCTCAGTTTTGTGATTCCCATCAGCATTGCCACCAGATGCCCCTTGTTTGTGTTGATCTTCTGCTTCCATCATCGACTGGTTCTGCTTCCTTTTACTTTCCTCAAGTTCCTCAGCCGGACTCATTCTGTCACCTGGAAACtgcaaatcaaatcaaattgaaaCAAAGGATCAATGAAGTTGAACGAAAACTTGTATAATCCCTGAGCCATTACAATTCACAAACCTCGATTCTCTGTCGCAACACGAGATATCTTCCATGAGTTCTTTTACCACCTACATGTACTGCAGTATCACATTGCAAACATAGGGAACTCCCGTCTATCTCACAATAAAAGAAAGCTGCAAAAGTGAAATGCTCATCTTTAAACAATAGGAACAACAGTTTCCTCTGCAAATTTGAATGGAAATTGCACATACCTGGTGCATTTTCACATATGTCGCAATTAGGAACACCACTTGGCTCTGCAAGACCAACTCTTACATGCCGACTAGCTAACTTATTACACATGTGTACCTGCACCCATATACTAAAATGTCAAGTCTAGCCACTTCTAGTCTAGcagcaacaagaggtggatatcccagTCTCCTTAGAGgtctgggttcgagcccgtcataCGGTAAATTATGCGCTTGATTAAATGGTTACGTGGGTTTTTGGGGATATAGGCTTAACCCTTTGTTCACATTTTAGATTCCAAAAAAATGTAAAGTCTAGTGAGATTAATTCGAGTGTTTTAACTTAGGTATTCACTAAGATGGAGATCCTTCATTCATACAATCATACATATATCACGATTCATAATACTGATTCTGTAATCCATCATATTAAAGACGAAATTTTTAGAAGATTGTACTAATCATATGTAAGATTGAACAATCACGAAAATACCTTATCATCGCAGGATTGGCAAAGCGCGGCCTCGTCGGCGGCACAAAACAATACAGCAGGGGCGCTCTCGCACGAATCACAGAGCGTCCGCATCTTCGGGCACGGCAATAGGGAAAACTGGAATCAGCGTATAGTCAAACTGGTTGAATTCGTGTTCGACGGATCACCTAAATCGGAGTTCCAGCCATGGGTGCACTGAATCGAGCATTGACCTAAGAGAAGTTGAAGGATCGGAAACGAGAGGCAGCTAGAGAAACAAGAGTCGTATCTGTACACGGGTAGTTGGAGTTAGTAAATATATGGGAATGTAAgaagatcatatatatatttatatatggatGGATAAATCTGTTTGATTTGAAGgtggtgatgatgatgaagatgaagatggtaGAACAGAAGAAAATAGAAGAATTGCGAATGGGGGCAATGGGAGGTCAGGAAGGAATCTGGAGTTGAGGCAATGGGACCTCAAAGACTATGGTGTCTAAATAGAGTTGGATGGATATTTGAGAAGACATGTATATATGGAGCCCATTCTATATATTGCAATGCAAttcaattgaaattgaaattgccTCTAGGGTTGTTGCATcattatgtatatttttctttttttctattagcacttgtattttatttgatatttgtgTTTTAAGTGAGTTTAACAACTCTATTTAGATGGTTCAATTAGGAAGAATGGTTCTTTAAGA from Impatiens glandulifera chromosome 9, dImpGla2.1, whole genome shotgun sequence includes the following:
- the LOC124914035 gene encoding probable serine protease EDA2, producing the protein MKFALCLIASLSLLWGLADGSVSSRILQRLTISSSTYLTTQELWFNQTLDHFSPYDHRRFSQRYYEFLDNFALPDGPIFLKICGEAACNGISNDYLSVLAKKFGAAVVSLEHRYYGKSSPFNSQKTENLKYLSSKQALSDLAAFRQYYQDSLNTKLNRSSVENPWFVFGISYSGALSAWFQLKFPHLSCGSLASSAVVLSVYNFTQFDRQIGESAGPQCKAALQEVTHLTEQRLEDDKKAVKALFGAESLDIDGDFLYYVADAAVTAFQYGNPDRLCSPLVEAKKSGKDLLDAYATYVKDYYVGTFGISAETYNQELLKNETPAEDIGRLWWFQVCSEVAYFQVAPSNDSIRSSKVDTRYHLDLCKNVFGEGVYPDVDATNLYYGGTNIAGSKIIFSNGSQDPWRHASKQTSSPEMPSYVITCHNCGHGIDLRGCPQSPLTAEGNSRNCSSPDAVNKAREKIIEHIDLWLSQCFPEARSAM
- the LOC124914888 gene encoding B-box zinc finger protein 19-like, with translation MRTLCDSCESAPAVLFCAADEAALCQSCDDKVHMCNKLASRHVRVGLAEPSGVPNCDICENAPAFFYCEIDGSSLCLQCDTAVHVGGKRTHGRYLVLRQRIEFPGDRMSPAEELEESKRKQNQSMMEAEDQHKQGASGGNADGNHKTENNMIDLNMKPNRLHEHASNTQDI